A window of Clostridium taeniosporum genomic DNA:
TTATACTATTAGTAGAATTCAAGGAAGAAGTAGTTCACAAAATAAACTAGCATACTGACTAGTTATTTATTTGAATGTGCCTTAATTTTAATTTTAAACTTCATCACTCACTGAACTAATTCTGTTCTCTATTATGTCAACAGGAGATACTTTAGACATTAAAGAATATCTATAATTAACTGCTGCTGCTTCTATTATTACTGCAATATTTCTACCCGGTCTAACTGGTACAGTTAATTTTTTGACTGGAATTCCTAATATATCCATATATTCATTATCTATTCCTAGTCTATCATAATCATTGTCATCTTTCCAATGTTCAAAATGCATTATTAATTTTATTTCTTTTTCTTCCAGTACAGAACTTAATCCATAAAGCTGAGTAACATCAATAATACCTATTCCTCTCACTTCTAACATACCAATAGTAATTTTTGGAGAGCTTCCTATTAATGTTCCATCACTTTCTCTAATATCCACTGCATCATCAGTAATTAATCTATGACCTCTTTTTATAAGTTCTAATGCCGTTTCACTTTTTCCTATACCACTTTCACCTGTAATTAATATACCAATACCTGAAACATCAACTAATACTCCATGAAGTCTAGTTTGTGGAGCTAATTTATCAGCTAAATATAACGTTATCTCACTGATAAGTTTAGTAGTTACTGATTTACTTCTTAATACCCATATATTATTCTTTCTTGCTTCTTTAATAAATTCTTCGTGTGGCTCTAATCCTCTACTTATTATTAAACAAGTTATATTAAAACTCAAATATTTTTTTACTCTTTTCTTTCTTACCTCAATTTGCATATCTTGTAAGAAACTCCATTCTGCTTTACCTATAATTTGTATTCTTTCTGGAGCAAAGTAATTGTAAAATCCCGCTAATTGTAGACCTGGTCTATTCACATCATTTACTTCGATTTTTATATCTTCTTTTCCTTCAACTAATACTTCTAAATCAAAATCATTTATTAGCCTTTTAACTGAAACTGACACTCTCCATCATTCCTTTTATTTATTTTTCAGTTCTATACCATCTAACTGAGCTCTAAAATTCTTTTTAACATTATCTATATATCTTCTTCTTAATTTTTGTTGCAAATCTTTTTCTTCTGGTGTTAAACCATGCTCTTTACTTTTTTTATATAATAAATTAATTTGTTCTATTACTTCTTCTATTTTCATATTTTCAATATTCACTCTAAAATACATCCTTTCTCTTTCTATATCAATAATTTTACCTATTTTTAAAAATATAATCAACAAAAAAACTTACGACATTATTTTTATTTTATTGTGTAATTATAAATATATTTATTGTACTATATATTCTAAATCTTTTCAAAATTGTGTAATTTATTGACTTTTTGAAAACGATTTTTTTATTGAATTTTTTTCTTTTTTTGTTCTTTTTTGCTATTTTTGTAATTTTGTGTATGAAGGTGCTAATTTTTTGGTAATTAATGTCGGTAATTGTATAGCGAAATCTTTTTACAAAAGGCTACATTTTGTTTATAATTAATTTACATAAATTACTTAATTGACCTAAAATTCAATTCTTGTTTGAAAGAGTATTAGTGTGTTATTAATTTAGTATATAAGAGGTGATATAATTGAAAATTAAAGATTTGATAAAATTAAAAAGAAAAATTATTATTAGAAAAAAGTTGCTGAATTTATTACTAGGTTGGTTTAATCCAAGAAATGCTTTAATGATTATTCTATCTAAAAATTTAGACAAACATATTGCTAAATATCAACAAATACTCTCTCTACAACATAAACATAGAAAATGTAGATTTGATAAGGTCAGATTAGCAATTGCTTAATTCAACTTTATATATTGTTTTTACTCTCTCTAAAAATTAACTTTTATGTTAAAATAAGTCATTGATACAAAGATTAACACACTAAATTCATTCTCATATCAATGACTTATTTTTTTATTAATAAATACTTATAAAAATATTTTTATACAACAAAAAACACCTCAAAACGAGGTGTTTTAATTCATATATAATAGCCCCCAAATATGCCGTTTACTTACATATTCATACCTGCGCCTCGCAGGTGGGTTAAGTTCAACTTAATCTTGCCTTCTTCTGTAGTTTTTAATGAAGCCTGACAGACATAAGTATGTTACAAATCCCGAAAATGTCCTGTAGGTTGAATATAATAAGCTATGCGAACATCCTAGGAAAACTATACTTTTATTATATCATAACTTTATTTTAATTCAATAGAATTATATTACTTATTATCTATTTATTTTTAATCATTAAAATCATTCAAAACTTCATCTAAATCTATTTCGCTATCAATTTTAGTAAACACTACTATAAACTTTATATATCCTAAACTCTTAGAATCATTTTCCATTTGCCTATACTTGCCTTCAATATCTAACTCTTCCATTGCATCCTCTATAATACCTTCTACATTATCTAAAGCAATATCTTTTAAATAAGGCATATAAAATTCATCATACCATTCATCACTATCAGCTTCAAAATCACATTCCTCATTAGCATAATTTTCTGCTGCTTTTACTTCATCTTTATCAAAATCATAGAAAAATTTAATTAATATATATTCATCATTTTGTTCTAATTGTTCTACTTCTTCTAATCCGTTTTGTTCTAAATATTCTATTATGTCAGAACTTTTCATTTATATTCCTCCTAATACAATAATTTTTTATATTCTTTTTTTATTGCTTCAAACTCTTTATCATCTTCTACAATATTCAGTTCTTCTTTACCATCTTTATTTTTATCTACTCTAAATGCAAAAATGTTAGCATCTTCTTTCTTTGCTTCATCAACTGGTGATAATAACAGATACTCCTTTTTATCTAAATAAATTCTAGCTATCGCCTCAAAATCAACTTTATTTCCTTCTTCATCTTTAAAAGACATTATTTCTCTTTCTTCCATCTTGTTCACCTCTTAATTTTTTATAAAACATATAAGTTTATTGCATATAATAATATCAACTTCCCATATTTGATATTATTATATGCACTTTTTATTTTTAATGAATATATTTTTTATTTTAATTATTTTCTTCAATAAGATTAGTTAATGAATCAAATTTTATAATATATTCATAGTGTAACGCTCTAGTTAACATAACATATAATAACCTCTGATCTAATATATTATCTTTATACACTTCCTTACTTGGATTATATATAATTGTACAATCGAATTCTAATCCTTTAGTAAGATAAGATGGTATTATAACATTATCCTCTAAAAAGCACTTTTCTTTTCCCTTGATACGCTGAAATTTATATGCACTCTTGTTTTTTAAATTTTTTTCTACTTTTTGTGCTTCTTTAGAGTCTTTAGTTATTATAGCTATACTAATTTTACCTAATTCTCTGATTTTTTCAATTATTTTATCTATAATTTTATAAATATTTTTTTCACTTTCATTAAATTCTAATATTTTAGGCTTTTCCCCATGTCTTAATACCGCTTTTGCATCTTTAAGTCCTAATTTTTGAGCATTTAACGTATACCTTGCAAAATCTATTATCTCAACCGTTGATCTATAACTTTGGGTTAATTGAACATAAGTAGCTTCATCTTTAAATAAATCTTTAGTTATATCTTCCCAACACTTTAACCCCTTATAATAATAAATACCTTGTGCTAAATCTCCCACTAAAGTTAATGAGTTACCTTTTGAAAAAGAATTTATTAAATATATTTGAAAAGGACTATAATCTTGTGCCTCATCCACTACTATATGTTTGAATTTTTCTTTTTCTTCAATTCCTTCTAACAAATTTCTTATATATAAAAGAGGTGCTAAATCATCTTCATCAATAACCTTATTTTCATAATTATTTAAGAAGTCATTTTTCATAAATTCTAATAAATTTTTCGAAACATTTTCTGGAGCTACAAAATCAAAAAGTTCGTCTGTAAAAAACTTATAATATATGTGGCTAACCCCCATTCCTTTCCAGTTCTTAAAATATTCATTAAATTGTTTTTTGTAAGTTTTTGAAATATGATTTTTTATATCATCTCTTTTGTCATACTCTTTTATTAATAATTTTCTTCTTTCTTCTACGTCTTCACATGTATTCTTTATATGCTTTATTTTACTTTCCCATTTAAAATCAATAGAATATAATAACATCTCTATTTTTTCTTTTAATTTTAAAGATAAATATCTTTTAATTTCATCTTTTCTTTTATTTATAGCATAAGATTTCATATCTTTTAAATATAATTTAACGATTTCTCTCTTTTGAAATACAACATATCCATCTATTGTTATATCATCGATTTCCATTGTACTACTATCAACCAATGCGATGTATCTATCTATCATATCTTTAAATTCCATAGACCCTCGAAAATGTGCTGATTTTATTATAAATTTCTTTTTATCATCATCATTTTCTTCCATTATTTCTTTTAATTTATCATCCTTACTGTAAATTTTACCTTTGAGTTTAAATTTAGATTTTACAAGTTCTTCAAATGTATTTTGTTTTACCTCTTCAGCTCCCAAATTAGGAAGTGTTTCTGAAATATAATCTAAAAATAATTTGTTAGGTGCTAAAACTAATATATCTTGTCCTTTCATGCTTTCTTTATATCTGTAAATAAGATATGCTAATCTATGTAATGCTATTGTTGTCTTTCCTGATCCAGCAGATCCTTGCACTATTATTGGAAAATTTTTAGGCCATCTTATAATTTCATTTTGTTCTTTTTGTATAGTAGAAACAACTTCTTTTAACTTTTTTCCTCTACTTTCTTCTAAAGTAATCTTTAAAAATTCATCTACTAATTCCGTTCCCTCTTCCCCATTTACCATTAATTCATTTAAAGAATCATCAAAAATATCTTTAATTTTCCCATCTTCAAATAAGAACTTTCTTTTAAGCTGTAACTTACCTTCAATTAATCCTGCTGGTGCTTTATAATATGCATCTCCTCCAGTTGAACTATAATAGAGATCCGCTATAGGTGCTCTCCAATCCACTATAACTTCTTCGCCTCTTAGATTGTTGGTAATTCCCTTTTTGCCAATATATATACTTTCTTCAAATCCAAATTTTTCTGCAAAATCTACTCTTCCAAAATAAGGTGTTTCAAGTGCTTCTTCATATCCATATATATCTTCTTGTAAGACACTATAAATCCTCTCAGTAGTTTCTTTTTCTTCATTGTAACTTCCTTTTGATTCCTTAGATAAATATCTTATTTTTTCATTTACTTTTTCTCTATTTATTTTCTTTTCATTTAATTCTTCTAAAATCAAATTTCTCTTTTCTTTTAATATTTCTTCTTCATATAATAATTCACTTTTCATTATTTTACCTCTTATAAAAATACTTAATATATCAATTATATCCAAATATTATTGATAATAATATAGTATCCTTAGTAAATTATAAAACATTAGTTTTATTTATATATATCTTTAATAATTCTTTTAAATTTAAATAACCAACCCTATAGTTTTATAGAAAAAGATAAAGAGGTATTCTAAAATTTTTAGAGTACCTCTTTCTTATATTTAATATTTTTAAGATTGTGCTTGTATATCTTTATCCTCAAAAAAATCTCCAAAGACATGATATATATCTGTTTTTTTTGTTTTAGACATAGCTTTTACTAATGAATATGCAATAGCACTATCTATAAAATGATGTATAATAGTTCCTACTGCAGTAACTATTAATAATTGAAAAAGATTAAGTCCTATAAATGGAATCACAACTATCATCTCTGCTATACCATGAATAGGAGCTGTAATTATTGTGGCTTTCATATAGTTTCTATTCTTCATTATAATTTTAGCTCCAACGTATCCTACAATTATATGGGTTGCAGCTCTAAATACTACTACCATAGGTAGCCCTGATATTAAAAATCCTAATGTCGACCCAATTCCTACTACTATAGCTACTGCTGGTGATATTAACATAGATAACATCATTGGCACGTGAGACGCTAATGTAGCAGTAAATGGAGGTATAACTATTCTCAAAAATCCGAATTGGATTGGTATTATTATTGCTAATGCAGTTAATAAAGCTGTATAAACCATTTTTCTTATTTTATTATTCATTATAACCCCTCCTTGTGTATATACATTAGTATATATTAATATTAAACTATAGTAAATACTTTAAAACAATTATGTAAACTTTATTTTGTGATTTTAAATTATTTATAGTATTCACTTTTTATAATTTCCTAAATAATAAAAAAAATTTCCTTAAATCAAGAAATACTTTTCTCAATTTAAGAAAATTTATACAATTATTAATTATCCTAATATTTTTTTAGCTATTTCAACTGATTCTTTTGCATCTTTAGCATAATAATCAGCACCTATTTCTTTTGCATATTCATTGGTTAATACAGCTCCACCTACAAATACTTTTCCTGTATATCCATCATCTTTCAATGCTTTAATTGTTTCACCCATACTTTTTAATGTGGTAGTCATTAAAGCACTAAGACCTATTAATTTAACATTGTTTTTTAGTGAAACATCTACAACCACTTCTATTGGAACATCCTTACCTAAATCAATTATCTCATATCCATAATTCTCAAGAATTACTTTAACTATGTTTTTTCCTATATCATGAATATCTCCTTTTACAGTTGCTAATACAATCT
This region includes:
- the hprK gene encoding HPr(Ser) kinase/phosphatase yields the protein MSVSVKRLINDFDLEVLVEGKEDIKIEVNDVNRPGLQLAGFYNYFAPERIQIIGKAEWSFLQDMQIEVRKKRVKKYLSFNITCLIISRGLEPHEEFIKEARKNNIWVLRSKSVTTKLISEITLYLADKLAPQTRLHGVLVDVSGIGILITGESGIGKSETALELIKRGHRLITDDAVDIRESDGTLIGSSPKITIGMLEVRGIGIIDVTQLYGLSSVLEEKEIKLIMHFEHWKDDNDYDRLGIDNEYMDILGIPVKKLTVPVRPGRNIAVIIEAAAVNYRYSLMSKVSPVDIIENRISSVSDEV
- a CDS encoding DUF896 domain-containing protein; amino-acid sequence: MNIENMKIEEVIEQINLLYKKSKEHGLTPEEKDLQQKLRRRYIDNVKKNFRAQLDGIELKNK
- a CDS encoding DUF1292 domain-containing protein; this translates as MEEREIMSFKDEEGNKVDFEAIARIYLDKKEYLLLSPVDEAKKEDANIFAFRVDKNKDGKEELNIVEDDKEFEAIKKEYKKLLY
- the helD gene encoding RNA polymerase recycling motor HelD, which gives rise to MKSELLYEEEILKEKRNLILEELNEKKINREKVNEKIRYLSKESKGSYNEEKETTERIYSVLQEDIYGYEEALETPYFGRVDFAEKFGFEESIYIGKKGITNNLRGEEVIVDWRAPIADLYYSSTGGDAYYKAPAGLIEGKLQLKRKFLFEDGKIKDIFDDSLNELMVNGEEGTELVDEFLKITLEESRGKKLKEVVSTIQKEQNEIIRWPKNFPIIVQGSAGSGKTTIALHRLAYLIYRYKESMKGQDILVLAPNKLFLDYISETLPNLGAEEVKQNTFEELVKSKFKLKGKIYSKDDKLKEIMEENDDDKKKFIIKSAHFRGSMEFKDMIDRYIALVDSSTMEIDDITIDGYVVFQKREIVKLYLKDMKSYAINKRKDEIKRYLSLKLKEKIEMLLYSIDFKWESKIKHIKNTCEDVEERRKLLIKEYDKRDDIKNHISKTYKKQFNEYFKNWKGMGVSHIYYKFFTDELFDFVAPENVSKNLLEFMKNDFLNNYENKVIDEDDLAPLLYIRNLLEGIEEKEKFKHIVVDEAQDYSPFQIYLINSFSKGNSLTLVGDLAQGIYYYKGLKCWEDITKDLFKDEATYVQLTQSYRSTVEIIDFARYTLNAQKLGLKDAKAVLRHGEKPKILEFNESEKNIYKIIDKIIEKIRELGKISIAIITKDSKEAQKVEKNLKNKSAYKFQRIKGKEKCFLEDNVIIPSYLTKGLEFDCTIIYNPSKEVYKDNILDQRLLYVMLTRALHYEYIIKFDSLTNLIEENN
- a CDS encoding ECF transporter S component, coding for MNNKIRKMVYTALLTALAIIIPIQFGFLRIVIPPFTATLASHVPMMLSMLISPAVAIVVGIGSTLGFLISGLPMVVVFRAATHIIVGYVGAKIIMKNRNYMKATIITAPIHGIAEMIVVIPFIGLNLFQLLIVTAVGTIIHHFIDSAIAYSLVKAMSKTKKTDIYHVFGDFFEDKDIQAQS